The genomic region AATCTATCATCCCTTTAATGCATATGTGTGCTTGCTAGTGTATTATTATATTGCCCCCTTGCCCATGAGTTATGTTGGGCTTTAATGTTGCCCCTAGGTACTCCATTTTGTATATTAGATCTTTCCAGCCTTCTGGGACCGAAAAGGGTTCATACCCATGTGTGGGTGGGATTATCCCACGTCCTTGAGTGGCTGTGGGTGCTAGAAAGACGTTAGTTTGGGGCTGGTAGGAGGGTTGTTGGTAGTAATTTGCATTCTGTTCTACATATCCTGCCATGGACGATCCGGTGTGATattcggatagtccggtgatgtATTCGGACGGTCTGCGCGTATAGCCGGACTATTCGAACATCTCTGTTGTCCCGGGTGTGGTCTTTGGTGTCTTGTCGCGGAGGACAGAGTCGACCGCTGCTAGGTCGGATCGTTCGGCCTCAGGCCCGGACTGTCTAGCCGCGCGTAGGGGCGTTGGATGCTCTCATATAGGTGGTGGAGGATGTGGTTGTCCATTATAGGAGTTCATCGACATCCCATAAAGTGGTTAGGTTTGGACATACCCATTTGCATCCGATGGGTTCTATAGGTTTTCCTTAGTTTGGGCATCGTGTGATGGAAAACTAGTAAAGACAGATTTATCAAACGCACATGCTAGTTCCCTATAATTCTCTTGCACGCCACCTAAGATTTTGTTGCATATGTTCATGTTGTTCCTCTACGTAAGATTGAAGAGCTTGGATATCGTCGGATTTACTTACAACCGGTCTGATTGCAGTAGGACAAATATTTTCCTGGTTGTATTCCCTTTGTTGAACGAGCTTCTGGTTTCGGTCAACCTTGAAATCAACCAAGAACAGCTCGTCGAGTTCTGCCTGCATCTTTTTCCTGACGTCTTCCAGCCTCTAATACTCTTCAACTGACAGATTATTCGTAGTTGGGTTGATGATATTGCCAGGGGAGACATCAGAGTTACCCTTTGGACCGACTATATGGGGTCGATCTAGTAAATCTGATATCAGTCACTAGGAGTTGTTTTGCTTGGTGGGCTCTCTATGGCGGCGTGGACGGTCCACAACCTGGCAGCAGGAGCGGGGTTCCCTGCGCTGAGTTGGAcgataagggtgtgtttggttgtggGACAGCTAGGACGGGATCGTCCCCTGACGTcctctctcgtccctccaattttgagggacaACAGGGGACAACACTGGATAGTACTGTCCCAACCCTTGACCCAGAACCAAACAACCTAATTTGAGGGATCGTCTCATCCCATCCCgtcctgtcattgcaaccaaacggTTGTGGGACAGCTAGGACGGGATCGTCCCCTGACGTCCTCTCTtgtccctccaattttgagggacaACAGGGGACAACACTGGATAGTACTGCCCCAACCCTTGACCCAGAACCAAACAACCTAATTTGAGGGATCGTCTCATCCCATCCCGTCCTGTCATTACAACCAAACGCACAAGTGTCtggtggccggacggtccacgtgtGCGCAGGAGTGGCGGCATTCGCCAACGGCACCTGGATCTTGCTCCTTGAGaaggaccccatcggggaggagagatcgtaGGGTTTGTCTTGGGATTGATAGGCACCCCAAGATGCTCTAGACGACGTAGGATCGCAGAGAGATGACGATTGAGACGAAGAATGCTACGTTACTGGCTACTCCTAGAGAAAGAAAGTAAAGTAATTAATAAACAGATTGATTTGTTCGATTGATGGTGCCTACAATCGAGTGTACCTCTTCATATATATAGGGAGAGGTCTGGACCCGTTTCTATACGTTCCCTAACAGAATCCACGAGTTTAGATGAATAAACACGCGCACAAAAGGAGAAAAATCACGTGTGATCTAATCAGCTCGTAGACCGTTCACGCATAGTGGCACACCGTTTGGCTACAGAGTCGGACCATCCCACCTCTCACAAGTGGCAAAAATGGTGCTCAACAACCCCCTCCAGGATTTACAGAGATTTAGGAGAAAATAAACTCTCTGGATTCCCGGAGATTGagagaaaaataaactaattttctacTTAATCTCCAGAAATCCCAAGAGAATTTAAGTTTCTAAACTGATCCTTATTATCGAGCTAATCTCCAATAGCCAGCTTTGCCCTTGGTGACAACTGACATGGAGGGGGACAAGTTGAAAGACCTGGGCGTATGGTTGCCTCACTGCTAGGATGATGACACGGGGAAGGGAAGACTAGGGTCGTATATATTAGAAGCGTGATATTTTAATTCTAGCAATGTTATAATCGTATGTAATGGCATGAAACAAATCAATTAACCTTTTTAATAGATATATGTGGAGCTCTTAATTCGTTGACCAAGAGACGCACAGCGAGTCGGACTCAGGGTCGTCCTCTTTGATTTCTCTCCAAAATCGAACAGGGCCGTAGTTCAATTCTAAACTTCAAATCATTCATCTACCTTAGGTTTCTAACCTAAACCATTTTGAACACGATCGGAGTTGTCTGATCGCTGACCTGCTTATGTTTGGTCAGGACCACCGCCATTGAAGTACCGACCACCACCTTTGCTGCGCAAGGCGAAGCACCCGACCGTGTAGACAATAACGATGAACGCGAGGAGGGAAACGTTGACGATAGCCACTGTCTTCCACTTCTTCTTGGCGGTCTCCAGCACGCCGGCCTTGCACGTGTCGCACTCGAAGCAAAGCACCTGCTGGTCGTTGCTCCATGCCCGGCAGTCACCGTCGCTGGCCGCCGCCGCAGACAGCCCCGATCTCGGTGCCTCCCAGAACGTGGCGTTCACGTACCGGAACCTGCACCACGTCGGCGGCTTGCAGCAACCGGACTGCACCGTTGCACGCAAACACGTGTGAAACTCATCACGTACACATCCAAGGTAGTTTCAGGTCTACGACTATACGAGACGACGATTACTATTAGCTGATATATATATAAAATGTATATATATACCTGGATTGGCGAGAGGTGTTGCCTGTAGAATTCCCGGCCGCCGCACACGCGCGCCTCAGAGAGGCAGCTCTCGACGCGCCGCCACGTCTCCGGCTCGGCGATCCGCGCCTGCAGCCAGCCGGAGTAGTCCCCGAGGCGGTACTCCCTGTACCCGCGCCCGGACACGGCGCCGCCCGCGCCCCGGTGGGTGACCACGAACGCGAACACGGCGAACGCGAACACGAGGACGGCGAGCAGAAACATGAAGGCCACGTACACCCAGAGGAACGGCCTGGCGGCGCCGCGGCGTCCGCAGGCGCCGGCGAGGCCGACGAGGGAGAGCAGGAGCAGTCCGCAGCCGAACGCGACGACGGGGATCTGGAGGCCGCGCTCGCACGCCGTGGTGGCGCGCGTGACGATGTACACGCCGGCGCACAGCACCGGCAGGGACAGCAGGAGCGTCACCAGGTTCAGGGCGCCCAGGAGGCCGTGGCTCAGCCTCGCCATTGACGATGACAGCGCCTGTGTGCTTGCGTGCTACAGATTAACTTGCAAACTGCAGCCCACCTGGGTATAAACACGAACGTTGCATCGATCTGTACTAGCAGCAGAGATGAATTTGTATGATCTTGCTACACCCAGATAGATGCAGATATATATctctgtcgtcgtcgtcgtcagtgtATGATTGACATGTCTGGCTGATCCTAGTGTCTGCTTAatttggagcaagaaatggggAGAATTAGCAGTGTAGATACCTAGTGTCTGCTTCTCTGTGAGATAAAAGGTCTTTTTTGTGCAGAAAAAAGAGTGAGCTTTGACGGTGGTTTGTTCTCCTGTCGTCGTTTGGGGGTTGAGGAGGTCAAGGACCAAACGCAGAAGAGGGAGACGACGGGAACAAGTGTGTGCAAGAGGAGGCCAGCCTTAAACTGTGGAGCGTGTTTGCTCTGGTTCATCTTGCTGTCGTTCATGGTCGTCAGTTTTCACGGCATGTGTATGCGCAGGCGGGACAGGTGGCACAATATGGTTTGCCGTGAGTCAGAAAGTTGATTCATGGATTTGAAATATATTTTTGTCAACATAAGATTGTTTCGGACGAATCCAATGCATCAATGTGTTATTTGGAAGAGTAGAATTTATGGGAGGTCGTCAAAGTTGCAGAGGTGCCGTACAAGAGCTTCCAAAAGACTAACCAAATGATTCATCAATATAAATTTTAGTTACTCAACATTAAAATAATTATCCAACAGATAGTCATCTGACTCGTCCAACTATTCGACTCTCTAAATTAGCTCACTCACTAATCAAATTTAGCTAGTCACTCTGACTAGCTAAACTAGATATATAGTATGTTGAAATGAGAATATAATCTTTATAAAAAGGTAGTCTCTTGTAAATGCTCTAAAATGTTTCAAAATGCATTTTTAACTCTCCAAACCTAAAACGGGCTTCACACCAATGAAGATTTATCGGATCCGACTCACTCCTTaccaaaatataattcgttttagactAAATAAACATACATTAATTAACATATGgaagtagtatatatatatatatatattatattaagagctctgggcttccaataactagaggaagcccaggtcggacGATGCACACCGGTCGAGCTGGACCAgatccggacgtctataaaacaggacccgaagtgctagggttcagttttttacgctccaccccgattcattagcgacgccacgtgcgacgacggcggttgccccagagcgtgcgcggcggtggacccccagccggtggccgcagctccatgacctcgacgctcggtggcggaggttcctcgatccagaGTAGTGGCGGCGGTTTCCAGGTCGGTGGTGGCGGCTCCCCGATCTAGAGGGCGAGGGACAGCAGGgctcttgtgcgggcaagcggcggcgtcctcgaggccccgaggaggcggcacttccaaggccggcgagcaagcggcacctggcgacgtgcgagtagcgacagcGATGCATGAGGCGCGAGgttcgagcgagcggcgtcacggaaggcgcgagatgcgcgcagcgttgatcgcgcgtgacatcctccgatccggtgCAGTTTGGGCGGCCCAAGTGACGACCTACATTTGTGCTTTTGTCATCGACGACGTCCTCCGGCCACTACCTCCTTCGATTTGTGTTttattttcgattattgtgttttatgcctaccacatgtattatttacgctaaaaactgtacgattttatgcttgaacatggagttcgtatatcagtttactgcatgcacattggaaagacaatttcttgatttatgttgttcgtaatttgcgcgcatgcaatggaaactcccacgattttgctataatttttggatctgtataaaaatagaaaccgcataatTTGCGcgtatgcaatggaaactcccacgattttgccataatttttggatctgtataaaaatagaaattgcatgcatgcgactgccatgtttttcgaatctgccataaaaataggatcgtaataacaacctactagagctatcaacctctcatattggctcggtatttacgcttataattgagggattttatgctcaaaacttaaggtttttacgctccatccGGAGAAGCGTCCactagtgaacaacatgccagatttttacgcagtgtaacgaattgcataaatacctacaccgtgtagtataatttgtatcagtatatatcataaactagttctaatgcgtttagcttcatggctgttggagggattctatatttatgaaggaaataaaacattaaatacgattttttgtttctatgcatgcaattcatttcctttcattgcatattctttccatcataaattcgtgcgcatgcaaccggtaacagatttttacgcagtataccgaattgcataattatctacagtgtagcatatttagtatcagtatatatatatattataaaatggtcattacgagtctagctgcatggctgttgcatcgatcctaaatttatggaggaaataaaacatttaaaaatagaaactgctacacatatctttcctaaatttacgcgcatgcaaaggAACGTGTTAGAccaatgcatgcattttgccataatttttggatctgtataaccgcatgcatgcagctgccatatttttcggatctgccataaaaataggatcgtaataacaacctactagagctatcaacctctcacattggctccgtatttacgcttataactgagggattttatgctcaaaacttaaggttattacgcttcagcccggagatgcgtccaacagtgaacaacatgccagatttttacgcagtgtaacgaattgcataaatatctacaccatgtagtataatgtgtatcagtatatatcataaactagatctaatgtgtttagctgcatggctgttgaaaGGATACTatttttatgaaggaaataaaacattaaatacgattttttgtttttatgcgtgcaattcatttcctttcattgcacattattttcatcataaattcgtgcgtATGCAACTGGTAACTGATTTTTAcgtagtataccgaattgcataactatctacacagggtagcatatttagtagcagtatatatcataaaatggtccttacgagtctaactgcatggctgttgcagtgatcctaaatttatgtaggaaataaaacatttaaaaatagaaaccgccacatatatctttcctaaatttacgcgcatgcaatggaacgtgtttgactcatgcatgcattcctttttgcGTGCACAGACGTGAGCGGGTGGCGCAACCGACAACCTAATTCTGTGGgtgcgctgggttgaaccaggttGCAGGGGTGATCGGCCTAGGCTTTCTTTAACTATTGGAAACCtacggctcccgttatacctatatatatatatgtgtatatTCTTATCATTTGAATAAATATGGATGGAAAAAAAGAGGGATAAAAACTATATTTTGCGATGGAGGGGGTATATTTTTGTATGGACAATAAAGATGATTTTTATCTAAAAATTATAGCGCTAGTAGTTTTGAGTTTTTATTTTAAGATTGCTAATATCTAAAAAATAATATAAAGTTTTAATAGCATATTAATCATGTACTAAGGTTTATCGTCATTGAAAATCATATATGTCTTATATTTAGGTGATCAAGATATTTTATATATTAAAATTACTTCTCTCAAGGAGAACTATAATCGTCTAGTTTTGAGTTTTATTATTTGTTGTTGTTTGCCATTAGCTCTTCAAGATCTTTGTTCTAAACACAGTGTTGCTGCGGAGCAGCAACTTGCTCCTAATCCTTAGCCAGGGACAACATCTCCACATGTTCCAATATTAGACTTCGCCGTCGTTCGTCGATCAACTTGTCACATAATCTGGAAGCCAACTCAGAAGAATAGTGGATACAAGCATAATTAAGAAATCTTTAGCTAGAATTGACAAAATTGGACATGTTTTATTTTATGATCAAGCCACCAACTAATTATACTAAATGATTCATCGAACTCAGTAAGAAGATCACTTAGATATGATGATAACTTAGAAATTGTGCAAGAAATAGGTGTGTCAAAAACAGTTTCTGCAAAAACAGATGGTGATAATGATGATGGATTAGTCGTCACAAACCTATTTCATGAAGAAAATACATTACCAGGTCCAATACTTTTAGGTTGGGGTCTTTCCAAATGTACAGAACCAAATTTAGACTCATATTTGGCATATACAATTGACAAttgagttttaacatcaattgtaTTACTAGAGTAATCAAGTTGAAGTGAATCATAAAGAACATGCAATGCATTTTTAAAATTAGTGAGTTTAGACTTAGGATCCAAAATGAATGCATAAGAATACAACAGTGGTATCTTCTCCCAATATTTTAGAAACTTAGATTTCATAGGCATAATAATTGATCTAAGTTTATTGTCATTTTCAAAACGATTCAGGTGAGAAGCAATTCAATAATAGCAGCATCATTAATGGAGATGTAGGATAATGTACACCTGAAAGTGACACATTTGACAAATAGAATGACTCTAAGAATTCCAACACATGTTGAATAATATTCCAAAGATCAGAAGTGAGCAAGTTTTTTTTCCTTGCAATGAGTGTCAATGAAAACAGAAAAAGTACCTTTGTGTGGCATCAAATGCTTGAGCATAAGGTAGGTAGAATACCACCTAACATCCATGTCCAATCCAAACTTACGGGGCCACACACCAATAGCAATACAATATGTCTTATACTGGGCGGTTCGTTGATTAGAAGAATTGAGAAATGATATAGTAGTTCTAAAATTTTCAAGCAAAGCTTTCAACAGTTTTAGACCAAATTTGATAATAAAATTGGTGATATGACATGCACAACGTTGATACATTAATgtatgtaaggaaaatggaccccgggccatttggcttaacagattttggtgtttgatgatcaacatagcctgtgaactaatgtgtttgctagtgtctatatttgtagttcacaggatgctaaagtaacttggaccaagacattgaggaaaacaacacctcaaaagaagacattaagaagataaagaaaagtccaagaagagaagaagtgttgcctgcggactgtctgtgcgaggagcatcgaactgtccggtgccacacgctggactatccggtgcaccaggaactgtagccctaacggctagttccaggtggcaccgaggagggaagaccaccggactgtccggtgtgtaaaGCCTGCGCGCCAAAGATCACCTTCTCTGACAGAcctaacggctaggcgcaccggataggggcaccagactatccggtgaccccaccggactgtccggtgcaccacagaaagcagcagctttcctccaacgaccagttttgtgttgggggctataaatacacccaaccaACCAttttcaagtgtgggagcccaagcaacataccaaggcatattgtagacatttccaagtgctcaaacacctaagtgcttaatagaatcactcgatgattagcgtaggtgctctgcgaagtgcttaggttacttAGACCGCAttggcgcttgctctaggtgaatcctagttagttgagtgagtttagataaaccacacaacccctcagctcttgcgcgagccgttgaaattgtaccgagtggggcaagagtcttgcgagaccgtgacaaccgtgtttgtgtcacggccgccaccgtgtaccggagggaacgaggcccacgacgttttcggccggaagctcgatagtggaggcggcggggagcgtccgagaggagacgaaagcggagcaccacttgcgcgtggagaaggctcgcgactctctacggagttactcgaccgaggtgcttggccctcgcgcaggcttccctttgcgtaggggcaccaacgaggattagtcaggaccttgcgtggttccggataccttggtaaaaataccggcgtcatccacgagagtttgtttCTCTACCTTACTCTttaagcttccgcatttatattaagcatttaagtttcaatcttgtccttatacttatatagtgtagattgaaacttagcctttgcggtagagatagcaacacttagacaaaacctagtttgcacattctagttcaattatttgcataggttttgctctagggatttattagtggcctagtttagtgaaagttttagaagtcctaattcacccctcttaggcatcacccgtttcctacaagtggtatcaaatccTGGTCTGGCTCATTTGAaatgctttttagaggaagggatggatacccataggccaccacacttcgacggcactaacttcccatattatagtgctagaatggcttgttacctagaggtcgttgatctaggtgtttggatagttactcgtgacgggatgaaccccccccccccaagaatcccgagaaacatagcacgagtgaggaaaaaggaattcatttaaatgctagagccaaaaattgcttgtatgaatctgttagcatggatatttttaatcaagtatttacattgaaaactgcgaataagatttggctaaaattgcatgagctccatgacggcacatccaatgtccatgagcaaaaacattgcatagtcttgaatgagtataattcttttgctatgaaagataatgagcttgttaaagatatgtattctcgtttgaatcttattattaatgagctcaactctattgacataaataagctaggtgttgcggacattgtaaggaagataatctccctgctaccacaacaaagatacggGAGCATCAtcaatattcttcacaacatggaggacttgagtacaatgaccccgaccgttgtgattgggaaaatcgcggcctttgagatgtcgcgaaaaatgtgtcggggagaggagtcaacttcctcaaggccatatgcttttgcatgtgatgaaaggaaggttaaaaagaaggctcccactccaagttcctcaagtgaagaggaggaataagaagaaagtgatgatgaaggagataatcaaccatcaacatcatccttcgaagatgaagaaacaatccaacgcgtcagaaaggtaatggggatgatttgCAAGatcaatctaatgggtgtgcccctgcaggtagaaGATCTTCTCTTTTACATTGAcaagaaaaagcaaagaaagagaggatgcttcgcatgtagggagaagggccacttcagggacaact from Zea mays cultivar B73 chromosome 6, Zm-B73-REFERENCE-NAM-5.0, whole genome shotgun sequence harbors:
- the LOC103629964 gene encoding tetraspanin-8 yields the protein MARLSHGLLGALNLVTLLLSLPVLCAGVYIVTRATTACERGLQIPVVAFGCGLLLLSLVGLAGACGRRGAARPFLWVYVAFMFLLAVLVFAFAVFAFVVTHRGAGGAVSGRGYREYRLGDYSGWLQARIAEPETWRRVESCLSEARVCGGREFYRQHLSPIQSGCCKPPTWCRFRYVNATFWEAPRSGLSAAAASDGDCRAWSNDQQVLCFECDTCKAGVLETAKKKWKTVAIVNVSLLAFIVIVYTVGCFALRSKGGGRYFNGGGPDQT